ATCCTCATCGTGTTTCTATTTATCTTTTATATCATAGTGGAACGGGCCGTTCGGGAAGGCATTAATAACTCCGTAATCGGCAGGTATCTCGAAGAAAAGCATGGAATCAAAGAACCACAGGGGGATGAAGATTTGTACGACGATACGTTCAAGGGAGAATGATGGTTGTTTGGGATGAGAGTGGAAGAAACGCAGATTTTGGTCTAGTGTGCGATCTTGAATTTGTTGGGGGAGTAGAGATTTCACTGGACGCTGAGCATCCTCCATCACATTCCCCCTCCTCTCCCATTCCTCAAAAAAACAAATTTCCTTTTAAGCTTTCCTGCCCCTATTCTTCCTCAGACTAAATATGATTCCACCAACCCAAATGACTGCAACAAGAATATAGGCTCCCATGGAAATATCCCCGCTGACACTTCCCGCTTTCAATAACGTATTGAGATTGGTAAGGACTATAAACCCTCCTACTAGAACCCCGAGAAGATAGGAAGGCATGATTCTAACCAGCCACGCTGCAAGTGGTGCAGCCAGAACGCCTCCAATGACAAATGCCAGAACCCAGAACCAGTTGAATTGCTCCCAACCAAGGAACAGAACAAACCCCGCGGTTGCTGCAATCGTAACGATAAATTCACTTGTATCAACCGTCCCTACTACTTCACGGGGGGAAGTGTGTTTATTTGCCATCAGGATGGGGGTGTTAATTGGTCCCCAACCGCCTCCACCTATCGCGTCAAAGAATCCAGCTACTACTCCGAGCGGGAAAAGAAATCGTTTCTTTAACAGTTGCCCGTCACCACTCGAAGTCACTTCATTCACCTGTCTCCTGGAAGTGAGCAGGAATCGGACGAATATATACGCTCCCAACAGCAGCAGGAATGAGGAAATATAAGGTTTGATTAAACCTCCGGGAATATTGCTCAGGAATGCTGCCCCTACGAAAGCACTGATGGCCCCTGGTATCGCCAGCAAGATGGCCATCCGTTTGTTTACATTTCCAAATTTATAATGGGAGAAACCGGATGCTGCAGTCGTAGCAATCTCTGACATATGGATAGATGCAGAAGCAACGGCGGGAGCCACTCCATACGCCAACAATAAGGACGATGACGTCAATCCAAACGCCATCCCCAGCGAACCATCCACTAACTGTGCGAAGAAACCGACTATAGCAAAGATCAATAATTTTCTCATCTCAAATCCTCTTTTCTTCAAAATGAACTTTAATATTTATTATTTATATAAGATTACTCGGAATTATGTGCAAAAAATAAATTCAATGATAAAAGGCTCTGAATCATATAGATTCAGAGCCTTGGTTTTCACTCAACTATTCTTTAAATCATTAGACTGGAAGTGTAGCCACCTTGCCCGATTCCCATCACAACTTCCCATCCACCTCAGACGTATCCACATCATCACCGAACCAGTCACTCAGCTTCGCCTTGGCCTTCGCTTTCACTTCATCATCGATATACATGGATACCTGCAATAGCGCGAGACCCAGTGCGCCAAGGTCATCGGTAAACCCTACCCCCACTGCCATGTCCGGGATGAAATCCGTTGGAAGGATGAAATATCCGAGTGCACCGATAATGACCATCTTCGATTTCTTTGGAACATCCGGCTTTTGCAGGACAAAATAAAGGAGAAGCGCCGTATACACGACGGAATGTCCGGCCTTCACACCATATCTTTTTAACTTATCCCAAAATTTCTCTTCAGAAAAATGTTTCTCCGTGTTGTCCATTTCCGTTCCACCTCCGTATTGAGATTCTTGACGATCTCTTGTTCTTTTCATTGTAGAAGGTTTGAGGAAAATAGACAAATGTTTATCAAGCTGATTTCACGTTATAATTCAATTACGTAAAGAAATTAAGGAGTGATCACATGATAAATGCCATCATCTTATTCATTCTTGCCGGAATCGCCGAAATCGGTGGGGGTTACCTTATCTGGCTATGGCTTCGGGAAGGAAAACCCGCCTATTGGGGAGTAGCCGGCGGGATCGCTCTGGCACTCTACGGCGTCATCGCCACCTTCCAGTCCTTCCCTTCATTTGGCCGTGTCTACGCTGCTTACGGCGGGGTGTTCATTGTCCTGTCCGTCCTGTGGGGATGGGGAATCGATAAGAAGACACCTGATCTCTATGACTGGGTCGGTGCCGGGATATGTATCGTTGGGGTTGGTGTGATGCTGCTGGGTCCCAGGCAGTAAAAAAAGCCCCCGGACCTTCTTATAGAGGACTCCGGAGGCTTTTCTATTTTAAAGTTGCGTCAACGTATTCGTCACCGTCATAATCGTAATGATGAACGCATTGATGAACCCTGCAAGATAAGGATTTCCCGTCACCTTGTAAATCTTACGGGAAATAACGGCTGCCACCATCAGGATTACGATGATCGGGAACAGCCAAATTCCGATGATGTGGGACAAATCATTGTAATATACTTCCCCCGTCACAAAGAAGGTAATATACTGGATGGCCACCAGGATGATGATGGCAAGTGAATTGAACAGGGTCAATACGGCCGTGTTCATCCATTCTTTCTGCCCTAGTTTGATAAAATTAAAACTATTGATGGCAATGGAGTTCGCTACATAGAATACAAGGAAGAAAGGTAGATATTTCAATGCGATCAACAGTTTATCAGGGGTGAATGCTTTTACAGTCAGTACCCATAAACGAAAATCTGTTTTAAAGAAATAATCCGCTATGAACACGAGGCTGTACGACAATACCGTGACACAAAGGGCTAACCCGAACGTTTTCACCAGCGTCCGGAAGCTGATGACCACCCCAGACACCCTCAGATCCATTCCATTCTTCTTGGAATAGAAGAAATAACATGCCCCCACAACCATTAACGTAAAGAGACCAGTGACCAAACACCACATCCCGATATAAAAAGGCGGATACTGCGGAAAGAACGGTGTAATATGTTCCACGGTCCAAGTGGATAACTTCAAATAACTGAAATAAGATACGAGCGCACCCGCAATGAGGCCGCCCCAGAACCAAAGCTTTCCACGTCCATCATGGAATGTCATAGGCTCTGCTACCTTTTCAGCTCGTA
The DNA window shown above is from Rossellomorea vietnamensis and carries:
- a CDS encoding sulfite exporter TauE/SafE family protein, with translation MRKLLIFAIVGFFAQLVDGSLGMAFGLTSSSLLLAYGVAPAVASASIHMSEIATTAASGFSHYKFGNVNKRMAILLAIPGAISAFVGAAFLSNIPGGLIKPYISSFLLLLGAYIFVRFLLTSRRQVNEVTSSGDGQLLKKRFLFPLGVVAGFFDAIGGGGWGPINTPILMANKHTSPREVVGTVDTSEFIVTIAATAGFVLFLGWEQFNWFWVLAFVIGGVLAAPLAAWLVRIMPSYLLGVLVGGFIVLTNLNTLLKAGSVSGDISMGAYILVAVIWVGGIIFSLRKNRGRKA
- a CDS encoding YkvA family protein, with the protein product MDNTEKHFSEEKFWDKLKRYGVKAGHSVVYTALLLYFVLQKPDVPKKSKMVIIGALGYFILPTDFIPDMAVGVGFTDDLGALGLALLQVSMYIDDEVKAKAKAKLSDWFGDDVDTSEVDGKL
- a CDS encoding YnfA family protein: MINAIILFILAGIAEIGGGYLIWLWLREGKPAYWGVAGGIALALYGVIATFQSFPSFGRVYAAYGGVFIVLSVLWGWGIDKKTPDLYDWVGAGICIVGVGVMLLGPRQ